The following coding sequences are from one Archocentrus centrarchus isolate MPI-CPG fArcCen1 chromosome 4, fArcCen1, whole genome shotgun sequence window:
- the LOC115779114 gene encoding amidophosphoribosyltransferase-like isoform X2 — protein MEFEESGIGEECGVFGCVAAGEWPTQLDVAQVLTLGLVALQHRGQECAGIVTSNGASPPTYAAHKGMGLVSTAFSPEALTKLRHGNLGICHTRYSTTGMSELQNCQPFVVDTLHGKIAVAHNGELVNAHALRKKVMRHGVGLSTSSDSELITQLLALTPPMEELDSPDWVARIKNLMTETPTSYSLLVMFKDVIYAVRDPYGNRPLCIGRLVPISKLHGPGAEEEDTEGWVVSSESCSFQSIGAKYYREVLPGEIVQISRHGVKSLSVVPRPEGDLPAFCIFEYVYFARPDSIFEGQMVYTVRQRCGRQLAIESPTDADVVSTVPESATPAALGYAQQSGLPYIEVLCKNRYVGRTFIQPNTRLRQLGVAKKFGALTDNFAGKRVVLIDDSIVRGNTISPIIKLLKEAGAKEVHIRVASPPIMFPCYMGINIPTKEELIANKPEFQDIAGYIGAASVKYLTVEGLVSAVQEGIASHNEKDKMNSNNKSSRKVGHCTACLTGKYPVELKW, from the exons ATGGAGTTCGAGGAGTCCGGTATCGGGGAGGAGTGCGGGGTTTTCGGGTGTGTCGCTGCCGGAGAGTGGCCCACTCAACTGGACGTGGCTCAGGTCTTAACTTTGGGGTTGGTGGCCTTACAGCACAG GGGGCAGGAATGTGCTGGGATTGTCACAAGTAATGGAGCCAGTCCACCCACATATGCAGCACACAAG GGAATGGGATTAGTGAGCACCGCTTTCTCACCCGAGGCTCTTACTAAACTGCGCCATGGTAACCTCGGCATTTGTCACACACGCTATTCAACTACTGGGATGTCAGAGCTGCAGAACTGCCAGCCCTTTGTGGTGGATACACTGCATGGCAAGATTGCTGTAGCACACAACGGAGAGCTGGTTAATGCCCATGCCCTGCGGAAAAAG GTGATGCGCCATGGTGTCGGCCTCTCCACCAGCTCAGACAGCGAGCTCATCACCCAGCTGCTGGCACTGACTCCACCtatggaggagctggactcaCCTGACTGGGTTGCAAG aaTTAAAAACCTCATGACTGAAACACCAACATCATACTCACTGCTGGTCATGTTCAAAGATGTGATTTATGCCGTGCGTGATCCTTATGGAAATAGGCCGCTGTGCATTGGACGGCTTGTTCCCATCTCTAAACTACACGGCCCAG GCGCTGAAGAGGAAGACACTGAGGGCTGGGTTGTGTCATCAGAGTCGTGCAGCTTCCAGTCTATTGGTGCCAA GTATTACAGAGAGGTCTTGCCAGGAGAGATAGTCCAGATATCCAGACATGGAGTCAAGTCTCTGAGTGTTGTGCCCCGCCCTGAGGGAGACCTCCCAGCCTTCTGCATTTTTGAATATGTTTATTTTGCCAGGCCAGACTCTATTTTTGAAG GACAGATGGTCTATACAGTCAGGCAGCGCTGTGGTCGGCAGTTGGCCATCGAGTCTCCGACTGATGCAGACGTAGTCAGCACTGTGCCAGAGTCTGCGACCCCTGCTGCTCTGGGCTACGCTCAGCAG TCTGGTCTTCCATACATCGAGGTTCTGTGTAAGAACCGCTACGTTGGAAGAACGTTTATCCAGCCAAATACCCGCTTGAGGCAGCTCGGAGTGGCCAAGAAGTTTGGAGCACTGACCGACAACTTTGCTGGGAAACGAGTGGTGCTCATTGATGACTCCATCGTCAGGGGCAACACAATTTCCCCCATTATTAAACTGCTGAAGGAAGCTGGTGCCAAAGAG GTCCACATCAGAGTTGCCTCTCCACCAATCATGTTCCCTTGCTACATGGGCATCAACATCCCAACCAAGGAAGAGCTCATTGCCAACAAGCCGGAGTTTCAGGACATTGCTGGTTATATTG GTGCTGCCAGTGTGAAATATCTGACTGTGGAGGGCCTCGTATCTGCTGTCCAGGAGGGTATTGCTTCCCATAATGAAAAGGACAAAATGAATTCCAATAACAAGTCCAGCAGGAAAGTGGGCCACTGCACTGCCTGTCTGACTGGGAAATATCCAGTGGAACTGAAGTGGTAA
- the LOC115779116 gene encoding multifunctional protein ADE2-like, with the protein MAAHCEMIPIEWVCRRVATGSFLKRNPGVKEGYRFSPLKLEMFFKDDANNDPQWSEEQLLEAKFCLAGLTIGQCEVDIMNRSTVAIFEILEKAWATQNCTLVDMKIEFGINVKTQEIVLADVIDNDSWRLWPAGDRSQQKDKQVYRDLKEVTPEALQMVKRNFEWVSERVKLLLESQASGRVVVLMGSTSDMAHCEKIRKACTSYGIPCVLRVTSAHKGPDETLRIKAEYEGDGIPTVFVAVAGRSNGLGPVMSGNTAYPVINCPPLTPDWGSQDVWSSLRMPSGLGCSTVLSPEAAAQFAAQVFGLRDHLVWCKLRASMLNTWVSLKLADKKLQACRL; encoded by the exons ATGGCAGCCCACTGTGAGATGATACCCATTGAGTGGGTATGTCGGAGGGTGGCAACCGGGTCTTTCCTGAAGAGGAATCCAGGAGTCAAAGAGGGCTACCGCTTCTCCCCTCTAAAGCTGGAGATGTTCTTTAAA GATGATGCCAACAATGATCCTCAGTGGtcagaggagcagctgctggaggccAAATTCTGTCTGGCTGGTCTGACTATTGGTCAGTGCGAGGTGGACATCATGAATCGCAGCACTGTGGCCATCTTTGAGATTCTGGAGAAGGCCTGGGCCACTCAGAACTGCACGCTGGTGGATATGAAG aTTGAGTTTGGCATCAACGTGAAAACTCAAGAGATTGTGCTTGCTGACGTGATCGACAATGATTCATGGAGGCTGTGGCCAGCTGGAGATCGAAGCCAGCAAAAAGATAAACAG GTGTACAGAGACCTCAAAGAAGTTACTCCAGAGGCGCTGCAGATGGTGAAGAGGAATTTTGAGTGGGTCTCAGAAAGGGTCAAG TTGCTGCTGGAGTCACAGGCTAGCGGCAGGGTGGTGGTATTGATGGGCTCCACCTCAGATATGGCCCATTGTGAAAAGATCAGGAAGGCGTGCACCTCTTATGGGATCCCCTGCGTCCTCAGAGTCACCTCGGCGCACAAGGGTCCCGATGAGACACTCCGCATTAAAGCAGAATACGAAG GTGACGGCATACCCACTGTGTTTGTGGCTGTGGCTGGGAGAAGTAACGGCCTTGGCCCAGTGATGTCTGGAAATACTGCTTATCCTGTTATCAACTGCCCTCCTCTCACTCCAGACTGGGGATCACAAGATGTCTGGTCATCCCTCCGCATGCCAAGTG GTCTTGGCTGCTCCACAGTTTTGTCTCCcgaggctgctgctcagtttgCAGCGCAGGTCTTCGGGTTGAGGGACCACCTGGTGTGGTGCAAACTGAGGGCATCCATGCTCAACACCTGGGTGTCTCTCAAGCTGGCTGACAAGAAGTTACAGGCCTGCAGGCTTTGA
- the LOC115779114 gene encoding amidophosphoribosyltransferase-like isoform X1, protein MPCATVIHRISQASRYEAVLQFNGGTHGVRGVRYRGGVRGFRVCRCRRVAHSTGRGSGLNFGVGGLTAQGMGLVSTAFSPEALTKLRHGNLGICHTRYSTTGMSELQNCQPFVVDTLHGKIAVAHNGELVNAHALRKKVMRHGVGLSTSSDSELITQLLALTPPMEELDSPDWVARIKNLMTETPTSYSLLVMFKDVIYAVRDPYGNRPLCIGRLVPISKLHGPGAEEEDTEGWVVSSESCSFQSIGAKYYREVLPGEIVQISRHGVKSLSVVPRPEGDLPAFCIFEYVYFARPDSIFEGQMVYTVRQRCGRQLAIESPTDADVVSTVPESATPAALGYAQQSGLPYIEVLCKNRYVGRTFIQPNTRLRQLGVAKKFGALTDNFAGKRVVLIDDSIVRGNTISPIIKLLKEAGAKEVHIRVASPPIMFPCYMGINIPTKEELIANKPEFQDIAGYIGAASVKYLTVEGLVSAVQEGIASHNEKDKMNSNNKSSRKVGHCTACLTGKYPVELKW, encoded by the exons ATGCCTTGTGCTACCGTAATACACCGAATATCTCAGGCATCCAGGTACGAGGCTGTCCTGCAGTTTAACGGAGGCACGCATGGAGTTCGAGGAGTCCGGTATCGGGGAGGAGTGCGGGGTTTTCGGGTGTGTCGCTGCCGGAGAGTGGCCCACTCAACTGGACGTGGCTCAGGTCTTAACTTTGGGGTTGGTGGCCTTACAGCACAG GGAATGGGATTAGTGAGCACCGCTTTCTCACCCGAGGCTCTTACTAAACTGCGCCATGGTAACCTCGGCATTTGTCACACACGCTATTCAACTACTGGGATGTCAGAGCTGCAGAACTGCCAGCCCTTTGTGGTGGATACACTGCATGGCAAGATTGCTGTAGCACACAACGGAGAGCTGGTTAATGCCCATGCCCTGCGGAAAAAG GTGATGCGCCATGGTGTCGGCCTCTCCACCAGCTCAGACAGCGAGCTCATCACCCAGCTGCTGGCACTGACTCCACCtatggaggagctggactcaCCTGACTGGGTTGCAAG aaTTAAAAACCTCATGACTGAAACACCAACATCATACTCACTGCTGGTCATGTTCAAAGATGTGATTTATGCCGTGCGTGATCCTTATGGAAATAGGCCGCTGTGCATTGGACGGCTTGTTCCCATCTCTAAACTACACGGCCCAG GCGCTGAAGAGGAAGACACTGAGGGCTGGGTTGTGTCATCAGAGTCGTGCAGCTTCCAGTCTATTGGTGCCAA GTATTACAGAGAGGTCTTGCCAGGAGAGATAGTCCAGATATCCAGACATGGAGTCAAGTCTCTGAGTGTTGTGCCCCGCCCTGAGGGAGACCTCCCAGCCTTCTGCATTTTTGAATATGTTTATTTTGCCAGGCCAGACTCTATTTTTGAAG GACAGATGGTCTATACAGTCAGGCAGCGCTGTGGTCGGCAGTTGGCCATCGAGTCTCCGACTGATGCAGACGTAGTCAGCACTGTGCCAGAGTCTGCGACCCCTGCTGCTCTGGGCTACGCTCAGCAG TCTGGTCTTCCATACATCGAGGTTCTGTGTAAGAACCGCTACGTTGGAAGAACGTTTATCCAGCCAAATACCCGCTTGAGGCAGCTCGGAGTGGCCAAGAAGTTTGGAGCACTGACCGACAACTTTGCTGGGAAACGAGTGGTGCTCATTGATGACTCCATCGTCAGGGGCAACACAATTTCCCCCATTATTAAACTGCTGAAGGAAGCTGGTGCCAAAGAG GTCCACATCAGAGTTGCCTCTCCACCAATCATGTTCCCTTGCTACATGGGCATCAACATCCCAACCAAGGAAGAGCTCATTGCCAACAAGCCGGAGTTTCAGGACATTGCTGGTTATATTG GTGCTGCCAGTGTGAAATATCTGACTGTGGAGGGCCTCGTATCTGCTGTCCAGGAGGGTATTGCTTCCCATAATGAAAAGGACAAAATGAATTCCAATAACAAGTCCAGCAGGAAAGTGGGCCACTGCACTGCCTGTCTGACTGGGAAATATCCAGTGGAACTGAAGTGGTAA
- the LOC115779114 gene encoding amidophosphoribosyltransferase-like isoform X3, translating to MIRSFFYEKTEAQFNPESQIQPRQGMGLVSTAFSPEALTKLRHGNLGICHTRYSTTGMSELQNCQPFVVDTLHGKIAVAHNGELVNAHALRKKVMRHGVGLSTSSDSELITQLLALTPPMEELDSPDWVARIKNLMTETPTSYSLLVMFKDVIYAVRDPYGNRPLCIGRLVPISKLHGPGAEEEDTEGWVVSSESCSFQSIGAKYYREVLPGEIVQISRHGVKSLSVVPRPEGDLPAFCIFEYVYFARPDSIFEGQMVYTVRQRCGRQLAIESPTDADVVSTVPESATPAALGYAQQSGLPYIEVLCKNRYVGRTFIQPNTRLRQLGVAKKFGALTDNFAGKRVVLIDDSIVRGNTISPIIKLLKEAGAKEVHIRVASPPIMFPCYMGINIPTKEELIANKPEFQDIAGYIGAASVKYLTVEGLVSAVQEGIASHNEKDKMNSNNKSSRKVGHCTACLTGKYPVELKW from the exons ATGATCAGAAGCTTCTTCTATGAGAAAACAGAAGCACAGTTTAACCCAGAGTCTCAAATACAGCCCCGGCAG GGAATGGGATTAGTGAGCACCGCTTTCTCACCCGAGGCTCTTACTAAACTGCGCCATGGTAACCTCGGCATTTGTCACACACGCTATTCAACTACTGGGATGTCAGAGCTGCAGAACTGCCAGCCCTTTGTGGTGGATACACTGCATGGCAAGATTGCTGTAGCACACAACGGAGAGCTGGTTAATGCCCATGCCCTGCGGAAAAAG GTGATGCGCCATGGTGTCGGCCTCTCCACCAGCTCAGACAGCGAGCTCATCACCCAGCTGCTGGCACTGACTCCACCtatggaggagctggactcaCCTGACTGGGTTGCAAG aaTTAAAAACCTCATGACTGAAACACCAACATCATACTCACTGCTGGTCATGTTCAAAGATGTGATTTATGCCGTGCGTGATCCTTATGGAAATAGGCCGCTGTGCATTGGACGGCTTGTTCCCATCTCTAAACTACACGGCCCAG GCGCTGAAGAGGAAGACACTGAGGGCTGGGTTGTGTCATCAGAGTCGTGCAGCTTCCAGTCTATTGGTGCCAA GTATTACAGAGAGGTCTTGCCAGGAGAGATAGTCCAGATATCCAGACATGGAGTCAAGTCTCTGAGTGTTGTGCCCCGCCCTGAGGGAGACCTCCCAGCCTTCTGCATTTTTGAATATGTTTATTTTGCCAGGCCAGACTCTATTTTTGAAG GACAGATGGTCTATACAGTCAGGCAGCGCTGTGGTCGGCAGTTGGCCATCGAGTCTCCGACTGATGCAGACGTAGTCAGCACTGTGCCAGAGTCTGCGACCCCTGCTGCTCTGGGCTACGCTCAGCAG TCTGGTCTTCCATACATCGAGGTTCTGTGTAAGAACCGCTACGTTGGAAGAACGTTTATCCAGCCAAATACCCGCTTGAGGCAGCTCGGAGTGGCCAAGAAGTTTGGAGCACTGACCGACAACTTTGCTGGGAAACGAGTGGTGCTCATTGATGACTCCATCGTCAGGGGCAACACAATTTCCCCCATTATTAAACTGCTGAAGGAAGCTGGTGCCAAAGAG GTCCACATCAGAGTTGCCTCTCCACCAATCATGTTCCCTTGCTACATGGGCATCAACATCCCAACCAAGGAAGAGCTCATTGCCAACAAGCCGGAGTTTCAGGACATTGCTGGTTATATTG GTGCTGCCAGTGTGAAATATCTGACTGTGGAGGGCCTCGTATCTGCTGTCCAGGAGGGTATTGCTTCCCATAATGAAAAGGACAAAATGAATTCCAATAACAAGTCCAGCAGGAAAGTGGGCCACTGCACTGCCTGTCTGACTGGGAAATATCCAGTGGAACTGAAGTGGTAA